A genomic region of Glycine max cultivar Williams 82 chromosome 15, Glycine_max_v4.0, whole genome shotgun sequence contains the following coding sequences:
- the LOC100793291 gene encoding GDSL esterase/lipase At4g16230 isoform X1: MSFFMAIYLNRRVIFGIMFRVFMVLLLFKIGLSNYVPASFVFGDSLLDVGNNNYIVSLAKANHDPYGIDFGMATGRFSNGRTVADVINQKLGLGFSPPYLAPTTTGSVVLKGVNYASGAGGILNNSGQIFGGRINFDAQIDNFANTREEIISLIGVPAALNLFKKALFTVALGSNDFLDNYLTPILSIPERVLVSPESFVATLVSRLRLQLTRLFNLGARKIVVVNVGPIGCIPYVRDFTPFAGDECVTLPNELAQLFNTQLKSLVAELRTKLEGSLFVYADVYHIMEDILQNYNDYGYLPSEPPPKMTPLLQTLNLFISLVVETTYIVIAAADTDIVFTEDEVERVESLKTISAPTFMTPTLSMPRPSLCPSSRPSVSTRMTTL; the protein is encoded by the exons ATGTCCTTTTTTATGGCTATTTATTTGAATAGAAGAGTCATTTTTGGGATAATGTTTCGAGTTTTTATGGTCTTGCTCTTGTTCAAGATTGGCTTATCAAATTATGTACCAGCGTCTTTTGTTTTCGGGGATTCCCTGCTCGATGTAGGGAACAACAACTATATTGTTTCACTGGCCAAAGCAAACCATGACCCTTATGGAATTGATTTTGGAATGGCCACTGGTCGTTTCAGCAATGGAAGAACAGTTGCAGATGTTATAA ATCAGAAACTGGGTCTTGGCTTTTCTCCTCCTTACTTGGCTCCCACTACTACTGGATCAGTGGTTCTAAAGGGTGTCAATTATGCCTCTGGTGCAGGTGGAATTCTTAACAACTCTGGCCAAATTTTT GGGGGACGAATCAACTTCGATGCACAGATAGATAACTTTGCAAATACGAGGGAAGAAATCATCTCCTTAATTGGTGTTCCTGCAGCTCTCAATTTGTTTAAGAAGGCCCTCTTTACAGTAGCATTAGGCTCAAATGATTTCTTGGATAACTATTTGACACCCATACTCTCAATTCCAGAGAGGGTGTTGGTATCTCCGGAATCATTTGTGGCCACATTGGTATCAAGACTCAGACTACAACTCACT CGGCTATTCAATCTAGGGGCCAGAAAAATTGTTGTGGTAAATGTAGGGCCTATTGGGTGTATACCATATGTGAGGGATTTTACCCCATTTGCTGGAGATGAATGTGTCACGTTACCAAATGAGCTGGCTCAGTTATTTAACACCCAATTGAAGAGCCTTGTTGCAGAGCTGAGGACAAAATTGGAGGGGTCATTATTTGTTTATGCAGATGTTTACCATATCATGGAAGATATCCTACAGAATTATAATGACTACG GTTACCTTCCATCAGAGCCTCCTCCCAAAATGACCCCACTCCTCCAAACCCTAAACTTATTCATCTCCCTTGTCGTCGAAACCACCTACATTGTCATCGCCGCTGCCGACACCGACATTGTCTTCACTGAGGACGAAGTTGAAAGGGTCGAGTCCTTGAAGACCATCTCAGCACCAACCTTCATGACACCAACGCTCTCAATGCCCAGGCCTTCTTTATGCCCTTCTTCTCGTCCCTCAGTTTCAACACGCATGACCACACTATGA